From the genome of Populus alba chromosome 10, ASM523922v2, whole genome shotgun sequence, one region includes:
- the LOC118046609 gene encoding sugar transport protein 13, translating into MPGGGFAPAKAGGVEFEAKITPIVILSCIMAATGGLMFGYDVGISGGVTAMPDFLEKFFPEVYGKTQDPNLNSNYCKYDNQNLQMFTSSLYLAGLVATFFASWTTRNLGRKPTMLIAGFFFLVGVVINAAAQDLAMLIIGRVLLGCGVGFANQAVPLFLSEIAPTRIRGGLNILFQLNVTIGILFANLVNYGTAKIKGGWGWRLSLGLAGFPALLLTAGALLVLETPNSLIERGRLDEGKTVLRKIRGTDNIEPEFLELVEASRVAREVKHPFRNLLKRRNWPQLTITIALQIFQQFTGINAIMFYAPVLFNTVGFGSDASLYSAVIIGAVNVLSTCVSIYSVDKIGRRMLLLEAGVQMFFSQVVIAIILGIKVTDTSNDLHRGFAVLVVLMVCTFVSAFAWSWGPLGWLIPSETFPLETRSAGQSVTVCVNLIFTFVMAQSFLSMLCTLKFGIFLFFSSWVFIMSIFVVFLLPETKNIPIEEMTERVWKKHWFWKRFMDDNEEVAATGTIGDHSPQKGHSNGLDPASQL; encoded by the exons ATGCCTGGCGGAGGGTTTGCGCCTGCGAAGGCCGGAGGCGTGGAGTTTGAGGCGAAGATAACTCCGATCGTCATCCTTTCTTGCATAATGGCTGCCACTGGTGGCCTCATGTTTGGCTATGACGTTGGGATTTCAG GTGGTGTTACAGCAATGCCCGATTTCTTGGAAAAATTCTTCCCAGAAGTCTATGGGAAAACCCAGGATCCCAATCTTAACAGCAATTACTGCAAGTACGATAATCAGAACTTGCAAATGTTCACATCATCGCTTTACTTGGCTGGCTTGGTAGCAACTTTCTTTGCATCATGGACTACTAGAAACCTAGGCAGGAAGCCAACCATGTTGATtgctgggtttttctttttagttggtGTGGTGATTAATGCTGCTGCTCAAGACCTTGCCATGCTCATTATTGGCAGGGTTTTACTTGGCTGTGGAGTTGGTTTTGCTAATCAG GCTGTGCCATTATTTTTATCTGAGATAGCACCTACAAGAATTCGTGGAGGATTAAACATACTCTTCCAGCTTAATGTGACCATTGGCATTCTCTTTGCTAACCTTGTCAATTATGGGACTGCAAA AATCAAAGGAGGATGGGGTTGGAGGCTCTCATTGGGCTTGGCTGGTTTTCCGGCACTTCTCTTAACCGCAGGGGCTCTCCTGGTGTTAGAAACCCCTAACAGCCTCATTGAGCGTGGTCGCCTGGATGAAGGAAAAACTGTGCTCAGAAAGATTCGTGGTACAGATAACATTGAACCAGAGTTCTTGGAGCTTGTTGAAGCAAGCCGAGTGGCAAGAGaagtaaaacatcctttcaGAAATCTCCTCAAGAGGAGGAATTGGCCCCAACTAACTATAACAATAGCCTTGCAG ATCTTCCAGCAATTCACAGGAATCAATGCAATCATGTTTTATGCACCGGTTCTATTTAACACCGTGGGATTCGGCAGTGATGCTTCCCTTTATTCAGCTGTTATAATTGGGGCTGTCAACGTTCTTTCCACCTGTGTATCCATCTACTCAGTGGACAAAATAGGTCGCAGGATGCTCTTATTGGAAGCTGGTGTCCAGATGTTCTTCTCTCAAGTGGTAATAGCAATAATACTGGGAATCAAGGTTACAGACACCTCTAATGACCTTCATCGTGGTTTCGCAGTTCTAGTAGTTTTGATGGTGTGCACTTTTGTCTCTGCCTTTGCATGGTCTTGGGGGCCTCTAGGTTGGCTAATCCCCAGTGAAACTTTTCCATTGGAGACTCGCTCAGCTGGTCAAAGCGTCACTGTCTGTGTCAACTTGATCTTCACTTTTGTTATGGCACAGTCCTTCCTCTCCATGCTCTGCACTTTGAAGTTTggcatcttcttgttcttctctAGCTGggtgttcatcatgtcaatatTTGTGGTGTTTCTGCTGCCGGAGACGAAGAATATACCTATTGAAGAGATGACTGAGAGAGTGTGGAAGAAACATTGGTTCTGGAAGAGATTCATGGACGACAATGAGGAGGTAGCGGCAACTGGAACTATTGGTGACCACTCACCGCAAAAGGGGCATTCTAATGGACTTGATCCTGCTTCCCAGTTGTAA
- the LOC118046608 gene encoding mavicyanin yields the protein MALVKRAVALLTAMTLMLEVIHAAVYKVGGSAGWTASGNIDYKQWSATKTFQVGDVILFEYNAQFHNVMRVTHAMYRACNTSAPMATYTTGNDSITIKTRRHHFFFCGVPGHCQAGQKVDINVPRSDETAQIPASSSVPSPPVPSARVAGPASSNALSLKALRSPFGSFGLAMAVSATFFYINLA from the exons ATGGCTTTGGTGAAGAGGGCCGTCGCTCTGCTGACGGCGATGACATTAATGCTGGAGGTGATCCATGCAGCGGTGTACAAGGTTGGGGGCTCTGCTGGTTGGACCGCTAGCGGCAACATTGACTACAAACAATGGTCTGCTACCAAGACATTTCAAGTTGGTGACGTAATCC TTTTCGAATACAATGCTCAATTTCACAATGTGATGCGAGTTACACATGCAATGTACAGAGCATGCAATACCTCTGCCCCTATGGCAACCTACACCACCGGCAATGATTCAATCACTATCAAGACTCGTCGTcaccatttctttttctgtGGTGTCCCTGGCCATTGCCAAGCTGGACAGAAGGTTGACATTAATGTGCCACGGAGCGATGAAACGGCACAAATTCCCGCATCTTCTTCAGTGCCCTCCCCGCCAGTTCCTTCTGCCAGAGTAGCCGGTCCGGCCTCAAGTAATGCCTTGTCATTGAAGGCTTTGAGAAGTCCTTTTGGTAGCTTTGGTTTGGCAATGGCTGTTTCGGCAACGTTCTTTTATATCAATCTTGCTTAA
- the LOC118046618 gene encoding sugar transport protein 8 produces MDDFLIKFFPTVHERKLHAKENNYCKYDDQYLQLFTSSLYLAALVSSFGASKACTKFGRKPTILVASVFFLFGAAVSSSAQNIWMLIIGRILLGFGVGFGNEAVPLFLSEIAPVERRGAVNILFQFFVTVGIFFANLVNYGTSKMHPYGWRVSLGLAGVPAVFLFIGSIVITETPTSLIERGNETAGQSTLRKIRGVDNVSSEFEQIKAASEIARQVKHPYKKLMKRSSMPPLIIGILLQVFQQLTGINAIMFYAPVLFQTVGFKNDASLLSAVITGIVNVLSTLVSIFYVDKVGRGVLLLQACVQMLISQTAIGGILVAFLTTTGSLTKLQAAFVVVLVCVFVMSFAWSWGPLGWLIPIETFPQETRTAGFAFAVSSNVLFTFLIAQAFLSMLCHMRAFIFFFFAGWILKMGLFVYFLLPETKNVPLDLMVERVWKQHPVWKRFMD; encoded by the exons ATGGATGACTTTTTGATCAAATTCTTTCCTACTGTTCATGAAAGAAAGCTTCATGCCAAGGAAAACAATTACTGCAAGTATGACGATCAATATCTTCAACTTTTTACATCTTCGCTCTACCTTGCTGCCCTTGTTTCGAGCTTTGGTGCATCAAAGGCATGCACCAAATTTGGCCGCAAGCCGACAATTCTTGTTGCATcagtatttttcttgtttggagCAGCCGTCAGTTCTAGTGCTCAAAACATTTGGATGCTAATCATTGGCAGGATTCTCCTAGGTTTTGGGGTAGGATTTGGCAATGAG GCGGTCCCTCTGTTCTTATCAGAGATAGCACCAGTGGAGCGTCGGGGGGCTGTGAACATCCTGTTCCAATTCTTTGTTACAGTAGGGATATTCTTTGCAAATCTAGTCAACTATGGCACTTCGAAGATGCATCCATATGGATGGAGAGTATCCCTGGGCCTTGCTGGTGTGCCAGCTGTGTTCCTGTTTATAGGATCCATAGTCATCACCGAAACACCAACAAGCCTAATTGAACGAGGAAATGAAACTGCAGGGCAAAGCACGCTCAGGAAGATTAGAGGAGTCGACAATGTTAGTTCTGAGTTCGAGCAAATTAAAGCTGCCAGTGAGATAGCCAGGCAAGTCAAGCATCCATACAAGAAACTCATGAAGCGCTCTAGCATGCCCCCACTAATTATAGGCATCCTGTTGCAAGTCTTTCAACAGCTTACAGGAATCAATGCTATAATGTTTTATGCACCTGTCCTGTTTCAAACCGTTGGATTCAAAAATGATGCTTCACTTTTGTCAGCTGTGATAACTGGAATTGTAAATGTGCTTAGCACATTGGTCTCCATCTTTTATGTGGATAAGGTTGGGAGGGGGGTTCTGCTTCTTCAAGCCTGCGTGCAGATGTTAATAAGCCAG ACTGCAATTGGAGGAATTTTAGTAGCTTTCTTGACAACTACAGGCTCGCTTACCAAATTACAAGCAGCTTTTGTTGTGGTGCTGGTGTGTGTGTTTGTCATGTCCTTTGCATGGTCCTGGGGTCCTCTTGGCTGGCTGATACCAATTGAAACATTTCCTCAAGAGACCAGAACTGCAGGGTTCGCTTTTGCAGTTAGCTCAAACGTGCTCTTCACTTTCCTCATAGCTCAGGCATTCTTATCGATGCTGTGTCATATGCGTGCcttcatatttttcttctttgctggCTGGATTCTCAAAATGGGGTTGTTTGTGTATTTCCTGTTGCCGGAGACAAAGAACGTGCCACTAGATCTTATGGTTGAAAGAGTTTGGAAGCAGCATCCGGTCTGGAAAAGATTCATGGATTAA
- the LOC118046617 gene encoding probable CCR4-associated factor 1 homolog 11 yields MALKMKSSTPIQVREVWAENLVAEFSLIKEAISRFSFVSLDTEFPGTLFLSNLDKSLLSQAPPSHNYRLMKYNVDLLKIIQLGMTLSDSQGNLPSFGTEFHYFWQFNFRDFNIEHDPYNDESIGLLERQGIDLKKNREKGIDSSDFAWMVLTSGLVFNNCSITWITFHGAYDFGFLIKILTRRELPCDMASFLGMVSFFFGVRVYDTKFMMGSIGGLRGGLERVAKLLGVERTTGSRHQAGSDSLLTQQTFVRFKDSYANLDLENLNGCEGMLFGLCEGWLGFDRTPEVYNIETSTRLKPQFKEVFSV; encoded by the coding sequence ATGGCGTTAAAGATGAAGAGCAGCACACCGATACAGGTGCGCGAAGTCTGGGCAGAGAACCTCGTAGCTGAGTTTTCTCTAATCAAGGAAGCAATCTCTCGCTTCTCCTTCGTTTCACTGGACACTGAATTCCCTGGTACCCTCTTTCTGTCAAATCTTGACAAGAGTTTGCTGTCTCAAGCCCCTCCTTCTCACAATTACCGTCTCATGAAGTACAATGTTGATCTCttgaaaataattcaacttGGGATGACTCTGTCTGATTCACAAGGAAATCTTCCAAGTTTCGGAACAGAATTCCACTACTTTTGGCAGTTTAATTTCCGGGATTTCAACATCGAGCATGATCCTTACAACGACGAATCTATTGGGTTACTTGAACGCCAAGGTATTGATCTCAAGAAGAACAGAGAAAAGGGTATCGATTCCTCAGATTTTGCATGGATGGTTTTGACTTCTGGACTTGTTTTCAATAACTGTTCAATAACTTGGATTACTTTTCATGGTGCTTATGATTTTGGGTTCTTGATCAAGATTTTAACTCGACGAGAGTTGCCATGTGATATGGCGTCTTTTCTGGGGATGGTTAGTTTCTTCTTTGGGGTTCGAGTTTATGATACAAAATTCATGATGGGATCTATCGGTGGTTTGCGCGGTGGATTGGAGAGGGTGGCTAAGTTACTGGGTGTAGAACGGACAACCGGAAGTAGGCACCAGGCAGGATCTGATAGCCTGTTAACCCAGCAAACATTCGTGAGATTTAAGGATTCTTACGCTAATCTTGATCTTGAAAACTTGAATGGCTGTGAGGGAATGCTTTTTGGACTATGTGAAGGCTGGCTGGGATTCGATCGTACACCTGAAGTATACAATATTGAAACTTCTACTCGGTTGAAACCTCAGTTTAAGGAAGTGTTTTCAGTGTAA